The following proteins are encoded in a genomic region of uncultured Ilyobacter sp.:
- a CDS encoding rhodanese-like domain-containing protein — MKKLVALLMMVTLYAVSVAGGLITPEKLNKIKDKKDVVVLDYRWNKVPEKTIPGAMVVLNKDFSRERDGVKGMVLPKEEFESFMSKMGIENKDTVVIVDDNGMMNATRLWWILNLYGHKGDVFILDGQIMAWEKSGLPMAAPSKPSKTSKYVAKDANPKLVATLEEVKASIEDNQMVVLDARSKLERIKGHIPNSVFIEWKENITKDGKYKSKSELKKLYRDSGITKNLKAIMPHCKSAVRSTQSMFALVEILGYDNVKNYDGSWLEYEAVKAPVKYGM; from the coding sequence ATGAAGAAATTAGTAGCTTTATTGATGATGGTGACACTTTATGCAGTTTCAGTGGCGGGAGGTCTAATCACACCGGAAAAATTGAACAAGATCAAGGATAAAAAAGATGTGGTGGTATTGGACTACAGATGGAATAAGGTTCCTGAAAAAACAATACCAGGAGCCATGGTGGTATTGAATAAAGATTTTTCAAGGGAGAGAGACGGAGTTAAGGGAATGGTTCTTCCAAAGGAAGAGTTTGAAAGTTTTATGTCAAAAATGGGGATAGAAAATAAAGATACAGTAGTGATTGTAGACGATAATGGGATGATGAATGCCACAAGATTATGGTGGATACTAAACCTTTATGGACATAAGGGAGATGTCTTTATATTAGATGGTCAAATAATGGCGTGGGAAAAATCAGGTCTTCCAATGGCGGCACCTAGCAAGCCTTCAAAAACTTCAAAATATGTAGCGAAAGATGCAAATCCAAAGCTTGTTGCAACTCTGGAAGAAGTAAAAGCATCAATTGAAGACAATCAAATGGTTGTGCTTGATGCGAGATCTAAACTTGAGAGAATCAAGGGACATATACCAAATTCCGTATTTATTGAATGGAAAGAAAATATAACAAAAGATGGAAAATACAAATCTAAATCTGAACTAAAAAAGCTTTATAGAGATTCAGGGATAACTAAAAATCTAAAGGCTATAATGCCACACTGTAAATCTGCAGTAAGATCAACTCAGTCTATGTTTGCTCTTGTGGAAATTCTTGGATATGACAATGTAAAAAATTACGA
- a CDS encoding GNAT family N-acetyltransferase, with amino-acid sequence MKIDYSFPNTFFNFIRENSKLEEFMSHPFSEFFLKKNCCNAENIQDFIKNTDFQKFLNKENKINKILEELIFHENLWAHDLKKHMELLFPEHDMENTELFFILGKEPESKNGVFIDIGEYINNNSYQEIIPEIIYKSTLFLYTRKHPYKIDLKHLSPVHYMDFIHYLIHYKGAAAYSARLYMNSSSFDYSNSYFLKSSISLDELLDSYNSLSKTFEKTEEVDLFHFLETNSFPENLGYQIFRRTILSGNSFYEVVSKAFPDFINMYLPPILPQNMHNLSRGNLSENSAREISDWKYPGEYSIYNFPSWNEMSKLRWAITFKEKREKEFMGFFIQNSLIGFGQVVKGAGEIAIGVGIRPDLCGYGYGTRIVGILIEECKKINSNWTISLKVRSFNKRAINCYKKLGFQEISKYKTYSLAGEEEFIKMELYPTH; translated from the coding sequence ATGAAAATTGATTACTCTTTCCCCAATACTTTTTTTAATTTTATCAGAGAAAATTCTAAGCTAGAAGAATTTATGTCACACCCATTCTCAGAATTTTTCCTAAAAAAAAACTGCTGCAATGCTGAAAATATCCAGGATTTTATAAAAAACACTGATTTTCAAAAATTTTTAAATAAAGAAAATAAAATCAACAAGATTTTAGAAGAACTGATATTTCATGAAAATCTCTGGGCACATGACTTAAAAAAACATATGGAGCTTTTATTTCCTGAACACGACATGGAAAATACAGAACTTTTTTTCATTCTCGGCAAAGAACCAGAGAGTAAAAATGGAGTTTTTATAGATATTGGAGAATACATAAATAACAATAGTTACCAGGAGATCATTCCCGAGATAATTTACAAATCTACTCTTTTTCTCTACACACGCAAACACCCCTATAAAATTGATTTGAAACACCTAAGTCCCGTCCACTATATGGATTTTATACATTACCTCATCCACTACAAGGGAGCTGCGGCTTATTCAGCCAGGCTTTATATGAATTCTAGCTCTTTTGATTATTCAAACTCTTATTTTCTAAAGAGTTCCATTTCATTAGATGAACTTTTAGACTCTTATAACTCTTTATCAAAAACCTTTGAAAAAACGGAAGAAGTGGATCTTTTTCATTTTTTAGAAACCAATTCTTTCCCGGAAAATCTAGGTTATCAGATTTTTCGAAGAACTATTTTATCTGGAAACTCTTTCTATGAAGTTGTCTCAAAAGCTTTTCCAGACTTTATAAATATGTATCTTCCCCCTATACTCCCCCAAAATATGCATAATTTATCTAGGGGAAACCTCAGTGAAAATTCCGCTAGGGAGATCTCAGATTGGAAATACCCAGGTGAATACTCTATATACAATTTCCCATCCTGGAATGAGATGTCAAAACTCCGGTGGGCCATTACTTTCAAAGAAAAAAGAGAGAAAGAGTTCATGGGGTTTTTCATACAAAACTCCCTTATAGGCTTCGGACAAGTTGTAAAGGGAGCTGGGGAAATAGCCATCGGTGTGGGTATACGCCCTGACCTATGCGGCTATGGATATGGGACAAGGATCGTTGGCATTCTTATAGAGGAGTGCAAAAAAATAAATTCAAACTGGACTATCTCCTTAAAAGTACGAAGCTTTAACAAAAGGGCCATTAACTGCTATAAAAAACTTGGCTTTCAAGAAATATCAAAATACAAAACCTACTCCCTGGCAGGAGAAGAAGAGTTTATAAAAATGGAACTTTACCCGACACATTAA
- a CDS encoding Na/Pi cotransporter family protein yields MELFITIFLQVAGGLGMFLYGMDLMSKSFQEIAGNRLREIIHKMTSNTFRGILVGTFITAIIQSSSVTTVMVVGFINASLMTLRQAIGIILGANIGTTITGWILVFKITEYGLPMIGIGAFVFLFSKNPKRKKRASIFIGLGLIFLGLTLMKKGMTPLKDMPQFIEFFHIFSAESYRGVILSALTGAALTSILQSSSATIGITMALATQGLIIPKTAVALVLGENIGTTITAYLASLKTRSDAKRAAYAHILIKIVGVSLILPFFYSYASIIERLTPPEKNISEYIALSHTLFNIGNAIIFLPFINIFLRFLNKIGVDKKENESESYVTEKLYQFPLASLEKSRLEVSQMITRFRGDLYIFIRLIKSELSSENSELLFEGEKYQDEKKDSIFKNLTGLLHSTDSKNILKSIRLLLLLADTMESLGDYAASLGKIYKKTVNNKLILPQNFINQIDYYHEKITMSLENLEKITMNPDMQEIINEKKICQDISTALQFVDPLKNVDYPEHIFMEILSKYRRINRHVLFMLVNLQEEIELQMR; encoded by the coding sequence ATGGAACTTTTTATTACAATTTTTCTTCAGGTAGCTGGTGGATTGGGAATGTTCCTCTATGGAATGGATCTTATGTCAAAGTCCTTTCAGGAAATAGCAGGAAACAGATTAAGAGAGATAATTCATAAAATGACCTCAAACACTTTCCGGGGGATTCTTGTGGGAACTTTTATAACGGCCATTATTCAGTCTAGCTCAGTGACCACTGTTATGGTGGTAGGCTTTATAAACGCCTCTCTCATGACTCTGAGGCAGGCCATAGGAATAATCTTAGGGGCAAACATAGGAACCACAATAACAGGATGGATACTTGTTTTTAAGATAACAGAGTACGGACTCCCTATGATCGGTATAGGGGCTTTTGTTTTTCTCTTTTCAAAAAACCCAAAGAGGAAAAAAAGAGCCTCGATCTTTATAGGTTTAGGACTTATTTTTCTGGGATTGACCCTTATGAAAAAAGGAATGACTCCCTTAAAGGATATGCCTCAATTTATAGAGTTTTTCCATATCTTTTCTGCAGAAAGCTATAGAGGTGTCATCTTATCTGCACTTACAGGGGCGGCCTTGACCTCTATACTTCAGTCCTCATCTGCCACTATAGGTATCACCATGGCCCTTGCAACTCAGGGACTCATTATCCCAAAAACTGCAGTTGCACTTGTTTTAGGAGAAAACATAGGAACCACAATAACAGCATATCTCGCCTCTCTCAAGACACGATCCGATGCAAAGAGAGCCGCCTATGCCCATATTCTCATAAAGATAGTAGGAGTATCTCTGATACTTCCTTTTTTCTACAGCTATGCCTCGATAATCGAGAGGTTGACTCCTCCTGAAAAAAACATCTCTGAATATATAGCTCTTTCTCACACCCTTTTCAACATTGGAAATGCCATAATATTTTTACCCTTTATAAATATATTTTTAAGATTTTTAAATAAAATAGGTGTTGATAAAAAAGAAAATGAGTCAGAGTCTTATGTAACTGAAAAACTATACCAGTTTCCCTTGGCATCCCTTGAGAAATCAAGGCTTGAAGTCAGTCAAATGATAACCAGATTCAGAGGCGATCTATATATTTTCATCCGCCTAATAAAAAGTGAACTCTCTTCAGAGAACTCTGAGCTTCTCTTTGAAGGGGAAAAATACCAAGATGAAAAAAAAGACTCTATTTTTAAAAACCTTACAGGTCTTCTTCACTCTACAGACTCTAAGAATATTTTAAAATCCATTAGGCTGCTGCTTCTTTTGGCAGACACGATGGAATCCTTAGGAGATTATGCAGCAAGCCTTGGGAAAATATACAAAAAAACAGTAAATAACAAACTTATTCTGCCACAAAATTTTATCAACCAGATAGATTATTACCATGAAAAAATAACCATGTCCTTGGAAAACCTAGAAAAAATAACCATGAACCCAGATATGCAGGAGATCATAAATGAAAAAAAAATCTGCCAGGATATATCCACTGCTCTCCAATTTGTCGACCCCCTTAAAAATGTAGATTACCCAGAACATATTTTTATGGAGATTTTATCAAAGTATAGGAGAATAAACAGACATGTTTTATTTATGTTAGTTAATCTCCAAGAAGAGATCGAATTGCAGATGAGATAA
- the galE gene encoding UDP-glucose 4-epimerase GalE, producing MRVLVTGGAGYIGSHAVVELLDGGYEVVVLDNLETGYIELVDSRAKFYRADLREKESLRNVFKKEKIDVVMNFAAYIKVGESVTQPNKYYENNTGGVLNLLEVMKEFNVKHIVFSSTAAVYGEVSGKDLVTENFVTQPINPYGMSKFMAETIIKDSSSAYDMNYVIFRYFNVAGAHEKYPIGQMGEGMTSLIPVVLEAAKGERDKVEVFGDTYNTKDGTGVRDFIHVTDLAKAHVMAINKLKKGESGLFNLGNGNGFSVIEILEAARRVTGKEIPSVMSERRLGDPACVVACSQRANQELGWEPKYINIDDIIRTAWDWYKSR from the coding sequence ATGAGGGTACTTGTTACTGGGGGAGCTGGCTATATAGGTAGTCATGCTGTTGTAGAACTTTTAGACGGGGGATATGAAGTGGTTGTGCTAGACAACCTTGAAACTGGCTATATAGAGCTAGTTGACAGCAGGGCAAAATTTTATAGGGCTGACCTCAGAGAGAAAGAAAGTCTTAGAAATGTTTTTAAAAAAGAAAAGATAGATGTTGTGATGAACTTTGCAGCTTATATAAAGGTCGGGGAGAGTGTAACCCAGCCCAATAAATACTATGAAAATAATACAGGCGGAGTTTTAAATCTCCTAGAGGTAATGAAGGAATTTAATGTGAAACATATAGTATTCTCCTCTACTGCTGCAGTGTACGGGGAGGTTTCAGGAAAGGACTTGGTAACTGAAAATTTTGTAACTCAGCCTATAAATCCCTATGGAATGAGTAAATTTATGGCAGAGACTATCATAAAGGATTCATCTTCTGCCTATGATATGAATTATGTTATTTTTAGATATTTTAATGTGGCTGGGGCCCATGAAAAGTATCCCATCGGACAAATGGGAGAGGGAATGACCTCACTTATTCCTGTGGTTCTAGAGGCTGCAAAGGGAGAGAGAGATAAAGTCGAAGTTTTCGGAGACACATACAATACCAAGGACGGAACAGGGGTGAGAGATTTTATCCATGTGACAGACCTCGCTAAAGCTCATGTGATGGCGATAAATAAGCTAAAGAAAGGTGAGAGTGGATTATTTAACCTTGGAAATGGAAATGGTTTTTCTGTCATTGAGATTTTAGAGGCGGCTAGAAGAGTGACAGGAAAAGAAATACCTTCTGTAATGTCTGAAAGGCGTCTAGGAGACCCTGCCTGTGTTGTGGCCTGTAGTCAAAGGGCAAATCAAGAACTGGGATGGGAACCAAAGTATATAAATATAGACGATATAATAAGAACTGCATGGGACTGGTACAAAAGTAGATAA
- the hflX gene encoding GTPase HflX, with product MINISGEYTFDKNIRGKAILAGLDVYQKGERISLEDSLNELKELAGAASIEVVDIITQSREKMESSTYMGKGKIEEIRDQAIRKNADMVIFDDELSGIQIRNLERIIGVEIIDRTSLILDIFGHRAKSKEGKLQVELAMLKYQKPRLIGLGGDLSRTGAGIGTRGLGETKLELDRRVISKRISDIEKELEEVKKQREVQRKQRKRTSIPTVALVGYTNAGKSTIMNHLMQMEEEEDTRTKSFVKDMLFATLDPFHRKIKLEDNLEFILIDTVGFVSKLPHDLVESFKSTLEEVEEASLLLYVVDISREDYKHQLKVTRNVVEELNVKDTPYLVVFNKIDKLSSEELEKTGDIFEKSVYISAIEGEGIGELLKEIEKEIFKTSKEVTLLIPFSRGDISSYILASTRVMQQEYTEEGLLVTAFLKPEDLEKYRQFIIEDEKKD from the coding sequence GTGATCAATATTAGCGGCGAATATACATTTGACAAAAATATAAGAGGAAAGGCTATTTTAGCTGGGCTAGATGTGTATCAGAAAGGTGAAAGAATAAGCCTCGAGGACTCACTAAATGAGCTAAAGGAGTTGGCAGGTGCAGCCAGTATAGAGGTTGTAGACATCATCACTCAAAGCAGGGAAAAAATGGAGTCATCAACATATATGGGAAAGGGAAAGATAGAAGAGATCAGAGACCAGGCCATAAGAAAAAATGCAGATATGGTCATCTTTGATGATGAACTTTCCGGTATACAGATTCGTAACTTAGAGAGAATAATAGGCGTTGAGATAATAGACAGAACCAGCTTGATTTTGGATATATTTGGCCACAGGGCTAAGTCTAAAGAGGGGAAACTTCAGGTGGAGCTTGCAATGCTAAAGTATCAGAAACCAAGACTCATAGGCCTAGGTGGAGATCTCTCTAGAACAGGAGCGGGAATAGGTACCAGGGGTCTAGGAGAAACAAAATTAGAGCTTGACAGAAGGGTAATATCAAAACGTATAAGTGACATTGAAAAGGAGTTGGAAGAGGTAAAAAAACAGAGAGAGGTTCAGAGAAAACAGCGTAAACGTACCTCTATACCTACAGTGGCTCTAGTTGGATATACCAATGCAGGGAAATCCACAATTATGAACCACCTTATGCAGATGGAAGAAGAGGAAGATACAAGGACAAAGTCCTTTGTAAAGGATATGCTTTTTGCAACTCTAGACCCCTTCCACAGAAAGATAAAGCTTGAAGACAATCTAGAATTTATACTTATAGATACTGTAGGTTTTGTCAGCAAACTTCCCCATGACCTTGTAGAGTCTTTTAAATCAACTCTTGAAGAGGTGGAAGAAGCTAGCCTGCTTTTGTATGTAGTGGACATATCAAGGGAGGACTATAAACATCAGTTAAAGGTCACTAGAAATGTGGTAGAGGAACTCAATGTAAAAGACACTCCCTATCTTGTGGTTTTCAACAAGATAGATAAACTGAGTTCTGAGGAGCTAGAAAAAACAGGAGATATCTTTGAAAAGTCTGTATATATATCTGCCATAGAGGGAGAAGGTATAGGGGAACTTTTAAAAGAGATAGAAAAGGAAATTTTTAAAACGAGCAAGGAAGTGACTCTGCTGATTCCTTTTTCAAGGGGGGATATTTCATCTTATATTCTTGCTAGTACAAGGGTAATGCAGCAGGAGTACACAGAAGAGGGACTTCTTGTAACTGCATTTTTGAAGCCTGAGGATTTAGAGAAGTATAGGCAGTTTATTATAGAGGATGAAAAAAAAGACTAG
- the add gene encoding adenosine deaminase: MDVKSLPKIELHCHLDGSIRPLSVMEIAKKDGIELSTYDLDEIKAQMIAPTNCKDLGEYLTRFSLPGLVMQSKENLIRVTSELMEDAAKENVKYIEIRFAPQLHTHRGLTVEEVISSVIEGMKIGEKKFQINGNIILCCMRNFDVEKAFEVVEKGRKFLGRGVVGIDLCANENRGFCEVFQEPMKLAKEYGYRITIHAGETGIGENVRDAVKLLGAERIGHGVFIKDCPEAYEIVKKQSITLEMCPTSNIQTRAVNKISEHPVYRFLNNGIMVTLNTDNRTVSNTSLEKEISLVSREFHMTYEGYKEIYYNSVRASFASETLKENLMKFMK, from the coding sequence ATGGACGTAAAATCTTTACCTAAAATAGAACTACATTGTCATCTAGATGGGAGTATAAGACCTCTTAGTGTTATGGAAATAGCTAAAAAGGACGGAATAGAACTTTCTACCTATGACCTTGATGAAATAAAGGCGCAGATGATAGCTCCTACAAACTGCAAGGATCTCGGCGAATATCTTACAAGGTTTAGCCTTCCGGGACTTGTGATGCAGTCAAAAGAGAATCTCATAAGAGTGACTTCTGAACTTATGGAAGATGCAGCTAAGGAAAATGTAAAGTACATAGAAATAAGGTTTGCACCCCAGCTTCATACACATAGGGGTCTCACAGTAGAAGAAGTCATCTCTAGCGTTATTGAAGGGATGAAAATTGGAGAAAAGAAATTTCAAATTAATGGAAATATTATACTCTGCTGCATGAGAAATTTTGATGTTGAAAAAGCCTTTGAAGTGGTTGAAAAGGGAAGAAAGTTCCTAGGGAGAGGAGTAGTTGGGATAGATTTGTGTGCCAATGAAAATAGAGGCTTTTGTGAGGTTTTTCAGGAGCCTATGAAGCTAGCCAAGGAGTATGGATACAGGATAACTATACATGCAGGAGAAACAGGTATAGGGGAAAATGTGAGGGATGCGGTTAAGCTATTGGGAGCAGAAAGGATAGGTCACGGGGTATTTATAAAAGACTGCCCAGAGGCTTATGAAATTGTAAAAAAACAGAGTATCACCCTGGAGATGTGTCCAACAAGCAATATTCAGACAAGAGCCGTAAATAAAATTTCTGAGCATCCTGTTTATAGATTTCTAAACAATGGAATAATGGTCACACTGAATACAGATAACCGGACAGTATCAAACACCAGCTTAGAAAAAGAGATAAGTCTCGTTTCTAGAGAGTTTCATATGACCTATGAAGGTTATAAGGAGATATATTACAACAGCGTAAGAGCATCCTTTGCCTCAGAAACCTTAAAGGAAAATCTTATGAAGTTTATGAAATGA
- a CDS encoding rhodanese-like domain-containing protein, protein MVLNFFKRKSDGFKIVSVEEAKNLMEMKKDMVLIDVRTEKENKFEGNIDGAILIDFLKLNHFKKEVEKLDKEVPYLVFCAIGGRSKAAAALMTKMGFNEVYDMAGGIKAWQKENGKNI, encoded by the coding sequence ATGGTGTTAAATTTTTTCAAAAGAAAATCTGATGGGTTCAAAATAGTTTCAGTTGAAGAGGCTAAAAATCTTATGGAAATGAAAAAGGATATGGTTTTAATTGACGTAAGAACCGAAAAAGAAAACAAATTTGAAGGTAATATTGATGGTGCGATTTTAATTGATTTTCTAAAGCTGAATCATTTTAAAAAAGAGGTGGAAAAACTAGACAAAGAGGTGCCATATCTGGTATTTTGTGCAATCGGGGGAAGAAGTAAGGCTGCTGCTGCCCTGATGACTAAAATGGGTTTTAACGAAGTCTATGACATGGCAGGGGGGATCAAAGCCTGGCAAAAAGAAAATGGTAAAAATATCTGA
- a CDS encoding TVP38/TMEM64 family protein gives MKNKKGSAIFIAFLTVIFMLYRGGVFDYISLENIKELKNWINSFGVLGPLVYMILYIVACIFFLPGLPITVLGGIVFGPLMGTIYTVIGASLGLSSAFLVARYLFREPIEKKFSDSLIFQRIDQGVKKQGWRILMTTRLVPIFPFNVQNYVYGLTGISFLQYWILSTIFIIPGTAAYTLSAGAIASGEGLSTKNLAYLGIAAFCFVFISLIPKFLKKNEKFKEK, from the coding sequence ATGAAGAATAAAAAAGGATCGGCAATTTTCATAGCTTTCTTGACTGTTATTTTTATGCTGTATAGAGGCGGAGTTTTTGATTATATCAGCCTTGAAAATATAAAAGAGCTAAAAAATTGGATAAATAGTTTTGGAGTATTAGGGCCTTTAGTTTATATGATACTTTACATAGTAGCCTGCATTTTCTTTTTGCCAGGACTTCCCATTACGGTTTTGGGAGGGATAGTATTTGGCCCTCTTATGGGGACAATATACACAGTTATAGGAGCTAGTCTGGGATTATCATCTGCGTTTCTTGTGGCTAGATATCTCTTCAGGGAACCTATAGAGAAAAAATTTTCAGATTCTCTGATTTTCCAAAGGATAGATCAGGGAGTTAAAAAGCAAGGTTGGAGAATTCTTATGACCACAAGATTAGTCCCTATTTTTCCTTTTAATGTTCAAAATTATGTCTATGGACTGACAGGGATTAGTTTTTTGCAGTATTGGATTCTTTCTACAATTTTTATAATCCCTGGAACGGCTGCCTATACACTTAGTGCAGGAGCTATAGCTAGTGGAGAAGGTTTATCTACCAAAAATCTTGCTTATCTTGGAATTGCTGCTTTTTGTTTTGTATTTATATCTTTGATTCCAAAATTTTTGAAAAAAAATGAAAAGTTTAAAGAAAAATAA
- the guaB gene encoding IMP dehydrogenase: MLNGKIIKEAITFDDVLLVPQKSDILPNEVSLKTKITKNIELNVPVLSAAMDTVTEAKLAIALARQGGLGFIHKNMPIEEQAAEIDKVKRNESGMITDPITLNRNSTLADADGIMAKYRISGLPVVENDGTLVGIITNRDLKYRKDLNEKVETIMTKENLITASVGTTLEEAKDILLENRIEKLPIVDENSKLMGLITIKDIDNIEEYPNACKDSRGRLRVGGAVGVGADTLERVAALVKSGVDIITVDSAHGHSNGVIQTVKKIREAFPDLDIIGGNIVTAEAAKDLADAGATAVKVGVGPGSICTTRVVAGVGVPQISAINDVYEVCKERGVGVIADGGIKLSGDIVKAIAAGADCVMIGGLLAGTEEAPGEEIIFEGRRFKVYVGMGSLAAMKRGSSDRYFQKESEAKKLVPEGIEGRVAYKGKLEDVIFQLTGGLKAGMGYCGTATIADLKKNGKFVKITGSGLIESHPHDINITKEAPNYHK, from the coding sequence ATGTTGAATGGAAAAATTATCAAAGAGGCTATAACTTTTGACGATGTTCTACTGGTACCACAAAAATCTGATATCTTACCAAATGAAGTTTCGCTCAAAACAAAAATCACAAAAAATATAGAATTAAACGTCCCAGTTTTAAGTGCTGCCATGGACACTGTTACAGAAGCAAAACTGGCTATAGCCTTAGCAAGACAGGGTGGCTTAGGATTTATCCACAAAAACATGCCCATCGAAGAACAGGCTGCTGAGATAGACAAAGTTAAGAGAAATGAAAGCGGTATGATAACAGATCCTATAACTCTAAACAGGAATTCTACCCTTGCAGATGCCGATGGGATAATGGCAAAATACAGAATCTCTGGATTACCTGTAGTAGAAAACGACGGAACTTTAGTGGGAATAATAACTAACAGAGATCTGAAATACAGAAAAGATCTGAATGAAAAAGTGGAAACTATAATGACAAAGGAAAATCTTATAACTGCCTCTGTAGGAACTACTCTTGAAGAAGCAAAAGATATCCTCTTGGAAAACAGAATAGAAAAACTTCCAATAGTAGATGAGAATTCCAAGCTTATGGGACTTATCACAATAAAAGATATAGATAATATAGAAGAATATCCAAATGCCTGCAAGGACTCTCGTGGAAGACTTAGAGTAGGAGGAGCCGTAGGTGTAGGAGCTGACACTTTAGAAAGAGTTGCTGCCCTTGTAAAATCAGGAGTAGACATAATCACAGTGGATTCTGCCCATGGACATTCTAACGGGGTAATCCAAACTGTAAAAAAAATAAGAGAAGCATTTCCTGACCTAGACATAATAGGAGGAAATATCGTAACTGCCGAAGCTGCCAAGGATCTTGCTGATGCAGGAGCTACTGCAGTAAAGGTAGGAGTAGGACCTGGTTCTATCTGTACAACTAGAGTAGTAGCTGGTGTAGGAGTTCCTCAGATATCTGCTATAAACGACGTATACGAAGTTTGTAAAGAAAGAGGTGTCGGAGTCATTGCCGATGGTGGGATAAAACTTTCTGGAGATATTGTAAAGGCCATTGCTGCCGGTGCTGACTGTGTTATGATCGGAGGTCTCTTAGCCGGTACAGAAGAAGCTCCTGGAGAGGAGATCATCTTTGAAGGAAGAAGATTCAAGGTCTATGTAGGAATGGGTTCTCTTGCTGCAATGAAGAGAGGTTCTAGCGACAGATATTTCCAAAAGGAATCCGAAGCAAAGAAACTAGTTCCTGAAGGTATAGAGGGAAGAGTTGCTTACAAAGGTAAGTTAGAAGATGTAATTTTCCAGCTTACAGGTGGATTAAAGGCAGGTATGGGATACTGTGGTACTGCCACTATAGCAGATCTCAAGAAAAATGGTAAGTTTGTAAAAATAACAGGTTCTGGATTGATAGAATCACATCCTCATGATATAAACATAACAAAAGAAGCTCCAAATTATCATAAGTAA